The DNA segment CGAGCCGACCTTAGGTGGTGGATAAAAGCACTGAGCGGGAACGCGGTGGAGGGCTGTCTTCTCGTAGGCAAGCGCCACGTCGACAGACAGGGCGCCCACGGCTTTCGATCCTTGTGCTGCCGTGAGGCGGTCGGCAGCCTCTTCCTGTAGCATCAGTGTCATGGAATCTGGCAAGGGCCCGGCAAGTAGAGCGTCCATCCATGGACTGGTGATGGCATAGGGCAGATTCGCCACGACTTTAAAGGACGCCTTATTTTTGAGTCCCGCAATCGGATCGGCCACAGCGTCGCCTTCTGTCAGGTGAAAGCTTTCAGAATGAGGAACGAGGTGTGTCGAAAGAAATTGGAACAGGCGTTTGTCGCGTTCGATTGCATGTATCGTTGCACCTGTCCTCAGTAAGGCTCGAGTCAGGGTGCCTAGGCCGGGACCGATTTCGACGACCGTATCTGTGGAACTGACACCTGCCAGATCCAGGGACTTGCGTACGATATTCGCATCTACCAGAAAATTCTGCCCCAGCTTTTTGTTTGGGTCATGGCCAAGCTCAGCAAGGAGTGAGCGTGTCGAACCTGGGTTCAACAGGGCAAAGGGGTCTTTCATGCTTAGCAGGCGTGAAAGCCTCGCATCAGCTCTTCAGGGTCGTCAGCTCGCATCAGAGCTTCCCCGACCAGGATGGCATTCGCTCCAACAGCACTAGCGCGTTCAGCGTCCTCTACGGTGAATATGCCACTCTCGCTCACGGCAACCACGTCGTCGGGGATCTGTGGGATGATTTCTTCAGAGATCGCTAGATCGGTGACGAATTTTGTCAGGTCTCGATTGTTTACGCCGACAATTTTTGGTTCAAATTTTAACGCCCGCTCAAGTTCTTCCATTGTATGCACCTCGAAGAGTGCATCTAGCCCGGCTTGTGTGGCGCTGTCGTAGAGCATTTTGATCTCATCGTCATTCAGGGCGCGCACGATGATCAAGATACAGCGTGCGCCGGCTTCAGCGGCTTCGACAATTTGGATAGGGTGGACCATGAAGTCCTTGCGTAAGGCCGGTATCGTTCGTTGGTGAGTCTCTATGAAATCGATCACATCCCAAAGATCGCGTAATGTGCCGGCGAAATATTTTTCATCTGTGAGGACGGAGAGAGCATCGGCTTCGGCGTTGAGATAGACGCGCGCTTGTTCAGCAGCATCGGCGACCTCTTTAATTTCACCGGCAGAGGGAGATTTTCGTTTGATCTCCGCGATAACGGCAAGGCCGTCCTCTCGAACGAGCGCTTTGGCAAAGGAGATACTTGAGCGTTGCATCTCACTCAGCTTGGAAAGCTCGCGATCTGTTATAGGGCGAATGCGTGGCGCGACTTCTTTGCGTTTCCACGCCATGATTTCTGCTAATTTGTCCATTTAGAAATTGGGAATTCCTTCTCACGAGTAAAGTTCTGAAAAGCAACTCGACTAACCTATTTTTATTGAATAAGTTGAAACAAGATTGTGAGTGCGATAGAAGATCTCATGGAAACGGTTCGCCGGTTGCGAGCGCCTGACGGATGCCCTTGGGATCAAGAGCAGACCCACCAGAGTTTGGCATGCTGCCTCATTGATGAATGCTCCGAGCTTCTTGAGGCAATTGATCACGCCGATATGCCACATATGCGAGAGGAGTTGGGAGATGTTTTGTGTCAAATTGTGATGCATGCACAAATCGCCGAAGAAAACGGTTATTTTGCTTTTGAAGATGTAGCACGCGAGCTCAATGAAAAACTGGTGCGTCGTCACCCTCATGTGTTTGGAAATGAGGATGCGTTGGATGATTCAGAATCAGTGCTTAAACGATGGGATCAAATCAAAGCTCTGGAAAAAAATAGGCCAAAACCCAAGGGCATATTTAAAGATCTTCCGCCGCAACTCCCGGCACTGCGGTATGCGGCAGACGTGTTGAAGCAAATTGATCGCAATAATATTTCACCTAACGCTAATTTAGTTAGGAATAACATTGAAAAACCCATCTCAAGTGTAGATGAGCATAAAATGGGGGAACATTTATTTCAGATCGTGGTGAAGTGTAAAGAGGCTGGGATAGATCCTGAGACTGCCCTGCGTTGCTTTACCACACAACTTGTAGAAGAAATCGAATCACGTGCGCGAAAAACCGGCTAACCAGCAAGGTTGGACTCAACCAGTGGAACTGATCGTAAATGATGAGACGATCAGAATCCCTGTGGTTTTTCATTTTCACGCTACTGCCAGGCGATTGAAGTTAAGTGCGAAGAGCATCGAAGATGTGCGGGTAACTGTGCCCCGTGGAGTATCACCGGACGAGGCGATCGGTTTTGTGCGGGAAAATAAAGCCTGGTTACGCGAGGCTTTAGAAAAGATTCCTGAAGGGCTGTGTCTCTGTGAATACGTGACTGAGCAAGGTTGGATTTCTCTTGAGGGTAAGAAGTGGAAGATCGTGTTTGAGGATGAGGATCTGGATGAAGAAGGATCGCTTTATAAATTGGACACCGACCAGAAACTGATACGGGTCAATTTGCAGCATGACCATCCGGCCTGTGATGAGCTGTGGCAGCAAGTCTTGTGGTCAGTGGCAAAGGATTACCTCGTTTCGCGCGTTAGTTATTTGTCTAGGACAGTGAGTCTTCCAGCTCCGCCAGTGACAGTGCGTGATCAGTCGACACTTTGGGGGAGCTGCTCTAGCCAGGGGCGTATCAACCTGAATTGGCGTTTGATTTTGCTCGAGCCGATCCTACAGGACTACGTGATTTATCACGAGTTGGCGCAT comes from the Opitutales bacterium genome and includes:
- a CDS encoding M48 family metallopeptidase, with protein sequence MREKPANQQGWTQPVELIVNDETIRIPVVFHFHATARRLKLSAKSIEDVRVTVPRGVSPDEAIGFVRENKAWLREALEKIPEGLCLCEYVTEQGWISLEGKKWKIVFEDEDLDEEGSLYKLDTDQKLIRVNLQHDHPACDELWQQVLWSVAKDYLVSRVSYLSRTVSLPAPPVTVRDQSTLWGSCSSQGRINLNWRLILLEPILQDYVIYHELAHLSEMNHSRHFWDLLHVYDSSAGGHDRELNRVGRGIMNLGRHS
- the rsmA gene encoding ribosomal RNA small subunit methyltransferase A; this encodes MKDPFALLNPGSTRSLLAELGHDPNKKLGQNFLVDANIVRKSLDLAGVSSTDTVVEIGPGLGTLTRALLRTGATIHAIERDKRLFQFLSTHLVPHSESFHLTEGDAVADPIAGLKNKASFKVVANLPYAITSPWMDALLAGPLPDSMTLMLQEEAADRLTAAQGSKAVGALSVDVALAYEKTALHRVPAQCFYPPPKVGSVLLHLQRHEQPRSLKSATKQFIRFAFTQRRKQIGSLARKYDIKDIEGMLISANIDLQQRPESISVEQWTSFDDKISHKADLKL
- the trpC gene encoding indole-3-glycerol phosphate synthase TrpC → MDKLAEIMAWKRKEVAPRIRPITDRELSKLSEMQRSSISFAKALVREDGLAVIAEIKRKSPSAGEIKEVADAAEQARVYLNAEADALSVLTDEKYFAGTLRDLWDVIDFIETHQRTIPALRKDFMVHPIQIVEAAEAGARCILIIVRALNDDEIKMLYDSATQAGLDALFEVHTMEELERALKFEPKIVGVNNRDLTKFVTDLAISEEIIPQIPDDVVAVSESGIFTVEDAERASAVGANAILVGEALMRADDPEELMRGFHAC
- a CDS encoding MazG family protein, whose product is METVRRLRAPDGCPWDQEQTHQSLACCLIDECSELLEAIDHADMPHMREELGDVLCQIVMHAQIAEENGYFAFEDVARELNEKLVRRHPHVFGNEDALDDSESVLKRWDQIKALEKNRPKPKGIFKDLPPQLPALRYAADVLKQIDRNNISPNANLVRNNIEKPISSVDEHKMGEHLFQIVVKCKEAGIDPETALRCFTTQLVEEIESRARKTG